In Nicotiana tabacum cultivar K326 chromosome 10, ASM71507v2, whole genome shotgun sequence, the DNA window ATTGTTTGGCTAAGAGCTTTTGTAAATAAGCTCTTCCTCTTAttttattacattctcccctctttTTCATATGTAAGGAGTAAGGACTAATTAATGTTTCTTCCTGCTCTATTGAACTACTCACAGCGATACAAATCCGCCGGGCACGGCACCATTGTTATTGCTGGAGCAGAATATGGGAGTGGAAGTTCCCGGGATTGGGCTGCCAAGGGCCCAATGCTACTAGTAAGCATTTTAGACCAGTTTCCGCGGTTTaaaatttctttctttgttttctttttctctatGATGTTACACTAATGTTCTTGAAAAAAGGGAGTAAAAGCAGTGATTGCAAAAAGCTTTGAGAGGATTCATCGCAGTAACCTGGTTGGAATGGGCATTATACCACTTTGTTTTAAGCCTGGCGAGGATACAGAAACACTAGGTTTGACTGGTCATGAGCGTTACACTATTGACCTTCCACATAGTATTTCTGATATAAGGCCTGGACAAGATATTACTGTGACAACTGATAATGGAAGATCTTTCACCTGTATTCTGAGATTTGACACAGAGGTATGTATTTTGTTTCTACCATTTTTAACTCCTTGTCTTTAAAATAATGACCTGCATTGACTTGTGCAGAGCTCAAGTAAAATGTTCgagtaaataaaattaattaaaatgtgtTTTAAGAATGAATATAAAATAGTTTGGTTACACTGGAAAGCAATTGAATAAAGTTTGAGATTGGTTGAAAGTAGTCTTGTTTGTGATGAACTAGGAGTAAACTATTTTGCGAAACAGGTCATTTTATCTTCGGGGGAATGTTGAAAAAAGAAGTTTTTCAGTTTTACTGTAATGGAGGGTGCATTTTAAGTggttttatttctctttttctttctttctgatAACAGAATTAATGCTGGAGACTCCATTACCGAAGACCTAGTTTTACAGTTTTAACTTTTAATCATCATTTGATCCTTTGcgtttcattttttctttcataTACTATATACTAAGCTGCAATAGTTGGATTGTCGCAAGTCTTGACACTTGTTCAAACTTGGGCCCATTGGGAATAATGTATGCATAAGAGTTCATAATTCGTTTATCATCTGGTGGTTTCTTCTTTCTTGTAGGGCGCACCCCTCATCTTATCAACTTATTATGGTTAAAGACTTAACGAAGTGAAAAATATGTTAATTAACTTTGGCTCAGTGAGAGAAGTCTATGCATTAACGCATGTcatgtatttattattttggtgTAAATGTCCGGTGGGACTACATTTTATCGTATCATGATAGATTTTATATTGTTGATTTGGAATTTTAGGTTGAGCTGGCATATTTCGACCATGGTGGCATTCTTCCTTACGTCATTCGGAACTTAAGCAAACAGTGAACCACAGTCTAGGGCTCATATATGTTGTACTACATGCTTTGCCTATATAGGAGCGTTGTTTCAAGAAGATGGATGTCCTGAACTCGTTTATGTATATAAGAGAATAAGAGATGATATGGCCTATGGGTTGAAAATATCTTGTAATTATTAGATCTTTTCTGCCCTTGTGTTTAGATGACAATCGGAGCGATTTCATAGAAGAGTTTAAAGACCGTCTCAGCAGCCATTGATAACCTCCCTCTTATTGCAAGCTAAGTTGGGATCGCGTAAAACGAGAAAAATACTCTGTATAACCctttaaaattttaatagcccGTATTTTTTCCCTTGGACCATCCCTCCGACCTAAACTTATAACATCTAATATCCCATAATCCATAAATCATTAACGCCTTTTAACTCGCTCCGTTATTTTTCTATTGCACTCGGCTCTCTCAAAACACCTTTCTGCTCAAATACAACTTCTCTATTTTTACTCTTGCTCTCAATGTAAGTCAAAATTTCAGTAGTTTTTTCGATTTTTATTCATAGTCGACTCTATAATGGGGGAAAAGAAGTCtgtaaagaaaaaaaggaagttgAAGGCATCTCCAAATTCTCTGAAATTAGCTGGTAAATTAGTGAAATATAACTCTAATTTCATTAGTAATGATGATGACGATTTTGAAGATTTACCCGAATTTGGGTGCGATTTGGGGCATGCAACCCCTATCTGTTGAAGGAATGCAAAATACTCCTATTGAAGGAATGCAAAGTACTCCTATTGAAGGAATGCAAAGTACTCATGTTGATAGAAGGGCTTGTTCTCATAGCGGGACTCCCAGCGACAGAGTAACGAGGTCACAAACTGCTCAGCGTGAAGTTGTTGAAAAAGGCACAAGTTCAAAAAGAAAGATTAAAATAGTGGGAAAGGATGTTGTGAAGGATAAGGATAAAGGTTCTAAAAGGAAGGCTAAAAGGGATGGGGATGATGTTccataaaaaaagagaaaagttcatGTTCATCAAAAATGTTCTAGCTCATCTGATTTGAAGGTATTTTCTAATGATATAACTTTGACTTGTGTGCGCTTAGTTTATTTTAGTATGTAGAAAATTAATCCAATATAGCAGTTATGTTCCAGAtttgtatataaaatttatcattttttttcatattgtatataatttgtatcaAGTCAATAAGTAATGTGCAACTTTTGTATAGTGTATCATCTATTCGCATAGTGAATAAGTAATGTTTAAAGTGCGTATTTGTGATTGTTATAAagcttatatatatttatatttttgtgttGTTTGCAGCTTTGGGATTACTATGTTCCTTTGGGTGATCATTATAGTACTCGTATCAGTGTCCATACAAACTGTAGTATAGTGAAACATTTGAAAGATAGTTTGGATAATAAACAGATTGAGATGTTTAGAAGAACATGTTTTGGTTATTTTGTGAACTTGCCCAAATTTTTTATACAAAACCAACTTATCTGTTCACTATTGCTTAGGGAAGTAGTGTCACCTAAAGATAATGAGTTATGGATTAAAGTGAATAGCACCAAGTTGTGCCTTGGACTTGCAGAGTTTTGTATTATCACAGGTTTAAAGTGTAATGGTGATTCCAATAAGGATTATGAATCTGTCCAGTCGAGTCGGTTGATGGAATTGTACTTTTCAAGCATGTCAAAAGTGTATAAGAAATTGTTAACTAACTATTTCTTAAAAAAGATGTGAAAATTTGATGAGGATGCATTAAAGATTGCAGTATTGTATTTCATTCACAGTTTCCTATTTTCTATTACGAATGATGATTTGATAACAAAGAATGATTTTCTGTTGATTGAATCTGGTGATTTTGAGACTTTCCCTTGGGGAAAAGTGGTTTTTAATGCTACGTTGGAGTCAATGAAGGATAAGATTCGTAGCAGGAGAGAGATGTACCGATATGGTGGTTTGCCTTTGGCATTCCAGTATTGGTTTTATGAATGCTACCCCTATACTCGCAAAATACTCGCTTACCGGATTGGAGATCTTGTGTCACGCATACTTAACTGGCATGTAAAGAAGAAGGTGACCTTTAAGAGGTTGAGGAAAAACTTTTTTCTTTTAAGTCAGGAGCAggtaaaaaaatatacatttctgatacataaattatgcattttTGATACATGAATTATGCATTTCTGATACATaagttgtctttttttttttttaaatttcatgattgctaacttttatttatttatttgtagtTGGTGTTTGGTAACATTTCCCCAACAAATGATGAACAAAAAAGGCTTCAATTGCATAACTTCGTCCCGGTTTGTGAAGATAAAAATGAGATTCATATTGAATCTGGAGTCGTGACTGAAGTTAAAACAAATGCTAAGAAGCACTCCAAAAATAAGTCGGAATCACAATCTATCAACAATGAGAATCCAGATCCACAGCCCAGTAACTTGAATTCAAGCGAGAAAGAGCTGAAACTTCTGAGAAGTGAAATCAAAATGGTACAGTTCTATTTTGTCTTTGAGCAGTTCTGACAACTTAATTGATACTCGGTttcactttttcttttatagGTAAATGACAAGGTTTCATCTTTGGATCAGTTAATGATTTCCTCATTTGAAAaagtttttaaagctctagttgAACGCGATGCTTCAAAGGTATTCTCATGACTAtgcttatttgttatttttacctGTTACTATAATTTTACaactttttgtatattttttctgAACAAGGTAATCGAAAAGATGATGACCATCATGATAAGGAAGTTGCAGAGAATAATTTTGGTAGTGAGGAAGTTATGGAGAAAAATATTGGCATTAAAGAAGTTGTAATGGAAAATGTTGACAATGAGGTAAGTCTAGAGCAAACTGTTGATGTTATGGAGGGTCTGGTGAAGGATTCTATAGAAGATGGTAAAAGTAGTGAAGGAGTTGGTGATGACGAAGCCTGGATTGAGGATGCCGAGCCTGAAATCACTACAATCACCCAGAAGTTCTGTGACAAAAATACTGCTAAATGGGGAGTTTGGTGGATGATTCTGTACAACTTGGTAAAAATAGTTGTGAGGAAGTTGGTGAGGACAATAGCTGGAGTAGTGATGTTGAGGCTCAAATAACTGCAATCACCAAAAAGTATTTCAATCAAAATATTGTACATGGTAATTGTTTAGGAGTGGAGAAAAATATTGCTACTATTCAGGAAGATCGTATAGTTGTTATTTATCatgactgtcacgaccctaaacccggacccgatcgtgatagaacctctcgtgaagacaaggccagccgacacattctCATTTCAATCTTAagcaatttaaaataataagaatTACGTCTTAAACCtcataataataatcccaaagTGATAAGCAGTGAACATTACGGTTTGCGGAAATAAaatccaacacagcccgataccgtggtgtcactagtcatgagcatctataatcCGGATGATACAAGAAATGTCTACATAGTCTAATACAAATCTAAAACAGAGGAAGATAAGATAAAGGAAGAAGCTCTGGGTTGCGAAAGCTggcagctacctagagaatcttcaaatccgcctgagctggaaaaatcaacactcgctagcgggacctggtgcgcctaaatctgcacacggggtgtagGAAGtaaatgagtactccaactcagtgagtaataatcataaataaagactgtaaacaagaaatcacgtaaggcacattataggctataaggaagcagtaaaaacCAATAAAACAGTAAAGCAGTAAAGATGTGCAAAATTACTGAGTTCAGTTTAAAACTTCAtaaaaatgcctttttaacaattaagcaagcaAATGACAGGCAAAtgggaaagataaacacataaaggatcgcccATCGGGCAATACCATataacaacaccagcccctcgggctatctctcacatcacaatgggtatccgcgctcactgggggtgtgcagacccctggaggggccccttacgacccaagagcaatatcaagccatctcgtggcatcattactaggctcttggcctcataccaacaagccacctcgtggcgtacaaatctcagaccctcgacctcataatcataattagtgtttcctcacaacataggtcctcagcttactcagtcagaatctcacagccactcgggcaacaataaaacatggcgctcagcccaaaatatcatttaagtgttaaaacagagtaaacatggctgagttatgaaaacagtagaatataacatgactgagttcaagtataaagtcaaaacagtgaggaaatatcaataaaaatcccttaagggttcaaatagtttgcacgaggcccaaatatggcattccgcccaaaacatgatggtagcaaatagttttcagtcaaatacgcggtaaaatagtcattcaggacggactaagtcacaatccctaatagtgcacgACCACACGCTCGTTGTCTAGCGTGTACGTCAtcttaatatagcacaacgatgtgcaatccggggtttcataccctcaggacatcatttacaatcattactcacctcaatccggtccaaactctagcccgtgacgtccttgcccctcgaatcggcctccactcgcgtcgaatctatccaaaagtCAGAAccacgatgtcaaaatatgctaagggaatgaagcccaagcaaaaatattcaatttacaacataaatcccgaaattaccaaaactcgaacctcgggcccacgtctcggatttcgGTAAAAATTGCATCGatggattccttatcactccccgagttcattcataccaaaagcatcgaaatccaaccacaaacgacccctcaaaactcaatttctaggtctccaatttcaagccctagttcttcaattttaggcttaattttcgtgattaattaggtagaattcacattagaatcaagtattaagtccatgaatcttacctccaagtgttttcccttgaatccctcttcaatcctcttcaaaaagctctaaaatcgctcaaaatggtggaaataaaccccaaaatcgcggataagacgactatttaaacattctgcccaggcctcaattccttcttcgtgaacgcggtcaacgcctcgcgttcgcgaagcacaaaataactttgaccaaaaattcctctttgcgatcgcgaccagccactcgcgaacgtgatggcTCCTCCACTTAACCCTTCTCGAACACACTCCctctcttgcgaacgcgatgaacaaaacacCTTCCAACCCAGCTGCTcaatttcctctatgcgaacgcgactccacctcgcgaacgcgatgcacctcATCCTAGCCCTTCCCGAATGTGGCGCCTTCCTCGAGAATGCGAAGGCTAAAATCTCAGCCTTCACCAGCtaactcttcgcaaacgcgagaacctattcgcgaacgcgaaggtctaatTTTCTGCAACACTTCAACAGTTTTTGTGCAATTccaaacaacatgaaatggtccgattgaccacccgaaattcATTCGAGGCtcgcgggacctcaaccaaacatgtcaacatatcccataacctcattcaaacttgttccaaccttcggaacgctcaaaacaacatcaaaacacccaattcgcatcggattcaagcttaagaattccaaaatcttttaaattacgcttttgataaaaaaaacccaaccaaaccacgtccgaatgacctaaaattttgcacacacatcccaaatgacacaacggaactacttcaactctcggaattccattctgacccctatatcaaaatctcacctatcaacctgaaaacgccaaaaatctaattttgccaattcaagcctaaatctacttcgaacctccaaaatacattttgAGCACGCTCCTAAGTGCCAAATCActctcgaagctatccgaaccatcagaactcacatccgagccctctaattattaagtcaacatccggttgacttttccaacttaagcttcctcaaaagagactaagtgtctcaaaccttaccaaatcctttccgaacccgagctaACCAACCTGGTCACTCATAGAAccaataaacaaagcaataagaagcagaaatgggggaaacgaagtggtaacttatgagacgactggtcgggtcgtcacaatgaCATACCTGAAATGAACCCTTGAGAAAGGAAACCAACAGGGATCATGAAGTCACCATTCATGAACACATTTGACTCCGGTGGAACCATCCAAGTTGTTCAAAATAAGCCAACTAAGTCAAAGAAGCTCATCTTGACTATAAAGTATCATTTTCAGCGAAATATTGACAATCCTGTTGATTTCAGAGTATTGTGTAAGTTGAACACTTTCATCAATAGAGGCTTAAGGACTAATGCGACGTAAGTTTTATGtttcagttttttcttttttcttttttttttcttgtttattttcgtGTTTCGTGTTATAAACCATATATTTTTATCATGATTCATCAGGGATGGTGTTTATACAGAGGCTAGCAATAAACTAAATAAAATCTTTGAATTTGGAGTTGATGATATTGGAGAAAAAAATGGTTCTTCACATTTGCATATCTCGGCCTACCCTTGTGTAATTCAGTAAGTCAACGCTTTAACTGTAAAATATAAACTGGTGATATAATTTTTAGTTTTCTCATACTGTAATTTTCTTACTATGTGTGTATATTCTTCATGTTTCAgcatattgatgtaattttttacTATTTGAGAAAGAAAGAGAAGTACAGTGTTGATGTTCCAGTAAGATTCATAACTACTGACTGTTGGTTTAACTGCTTAATTTCAAATTTGTACAAGGAGTTTTTGGAGAAAAACAGAGACATGAATTTGATTACTGAAACAGATCCAATTGTTGAGTATATATTTGggtattttttaagatgtaatgTTCCCTGGTCTACTGTTGATGAAGTCCTTTTCCCTATAAATCTATCTGATAAGTAGCACTGGATATTGGCGAGATTGTCATTCAAAGATCTGCGCATTTATGTAATTCCATGAGTGGCGCACAACAGAATAGTGCAGTTTGGAGATCAGTTGAGCCATACTCAGTGTTTCTCCCATATTTCCTTCATCGTATTGGTTTTTGGGACATAAAGGAGAATCCTATGTGAATCCCCGCCAATGATCCTTTTGATATTCACGTCGTTGATGGGTTGCCAACGCAAGATAACACGTaaattattattgaatatttctgattcttatTCATTTTTTGTGCATGAATTCCTATTTGGATATTATCCTAACTTATTCAATGTTTATGTGCCACCTTGTATGTAGTGATTGTGGTGCTTATGTTGCTGCATTTGCTGAGTACATCATTCAAGGCAACACTAGTCCTAAAGCTATTGATATTGATGGGATACAGAACCGATATGGTATATTGCTATGAGATTATGAAGTGAAGAAACAAAGAGGACATGCAGCTAGTGATGATGAGTCTATTGGTAGATTAAAGGATCAGACAAAAAAGGATAACAAGAAAAAGAGCAAGTCGCATTCCATTGTTGATGACAAGTCTTTGAAGGATATCAAGAAAAAGAGCAAGTTGCATGTTGTTGGTGATGACGAGACTTTGAAGGATATcaagaaaaagggcaagttgaagGGCAAGATGAAGTAGTTTGGGATAGTTTAACAAAAAAATCACATGTAGTTTTAAGATGGAAGTAGTTTGGTTCTGATATTATCTATGATTGGATACAGTTGCATACTTATATCACGTTTTATGCTTTTTGTTTGGGATGTTTTTGAACAATATGTTTGAAATGCTAAtgttgaatattacttttaattgcGACTTGTTGTGTAGTTTTCAGTTAATAGTGAAATtataaaaatttcagattttgtgtagttttgacttttctacagttttatttttataatttatacaGTTTAATCTGTTTCGACAAGTTTTGCATTTTCGATAGATTTTGCAAATTTAACTAGTGTTGCTAAGTTGTTATAGGAAGTCTTGTGAACGAAGTTTTGGGGGAAGCTAACTGTATAGCGGcagtttattttgtatatattttgtatagtgatatctatctgtatattttttgtatagtcaCAGTctattgtatgtaaattgtatgtACAATAGTGATGGTctattttttgtataaatatacatttctattttgtatattttttgtatagtgacacagtctattttgtatattttttgtatagctattgtttattttgtatttttttgtataggaaaaaaatattacatataaattgtatagtgacagtctgttttgtatattttttgtatagtgacatccATAATAGTATTTGGAATAAAACTTCTACCAATACTTTATTATGACAAAAAGTAGCATCTTAATTCATACATCATAGAGAATCTGATTGCAAATCTcattattttttcatattttaattgtaacattcagaaagaaaaaaattacaaaatactaAATCACTGTAGCAACATCTACTAGTTATCTTGAGCATTCCTGCATGTTCTTCTGTTGTATCCTTGTTTCCCACACAATCCACATGTAACAGTTTCAGTATACAGATATTCATAAAGTCTCTTGCGTCGCGACTTTGTCGGTCTTCATGGTTTTCCCTTCACTATCGATGGTAGGATTACATTATTTAACACCTCTGTTGGAAGGTCCCGTGTAGTTTTATCTGGAAGTGGATTAACTGGGACTTCATATGTCTTCTTGAAGTATTCCTTGGTGTAATAGGCAGAACAATATTTGGGTACTTCCATGTGTGTGTAGTCCAATACTGCCATAGCATGTGGACAAGGAATCTCATCCACTTGAAATCGTTTGCATGAGCATTCTCTTTTTTGCATGCAGACTATGTTCCGCCTTTGTTCAGCATCCATTACTATATATACATAATCGGTTGAAGGCCTCACCTAAATTTAAATAGATATTATTAGTAAAACTAAAACAGGGATATGACAAGTATTAATGCATTTTTGTCAAAGTATGTTATTCAGGCGTATGAAGTAAGACATGATAAAAGAATATTTACCATCATCTTCTGTGACAAATAGTTATTTTCCTTCAGTCCTGCATGATATTTTTTTCCTAGGACAGTAAATGCACTTATTGCAGTcattctatttttattattccaTTCCATAACCAAATTCATTTTGTAATCTAGCAAACTCATGATTGGTAGCTCTCTTGCCTATCTGTTTCTTGCATTGAGTGACTTGGCAATATTTGAAGTCATCACCATGGATCTATTAACAGTGGAATGCACTATGGACCACTTTTCATAACCAACTTGGAACAGGTAACCCCATACCCTCTTATCAATGTTGTCCATATCTTCCATGAGGCGATTAAAATCTTCAATTTTGTATGCTCTGGCCATTGCAAAAAATACTTCCCTCAGCCGGTCATGGTTCTTCTTGAACTGCTTCTTTATGTTATTCCAAAGATGAAAGATGCATACACAGTGAGATACCTCTAGATACACAATCGAAGCACCCCTCAATATGTCTGCATGACGATCGGATACGATGCACATCCTTTCCCTTTCCCCAAAAGCCTGTCTAAACATTTCAAAAACCCATTCCCAGGAAGCATCATTTTCAGAATCCACAACAGTGTATGCTAGTGGAAATTTTTTACATagttaagcaaataagaaagcaTCCAcatgttatttttgttatacaCAGATAAGaactatctataccatatataaTTATTATACGAGTCTGCAACATATTCACCTGCCGCATCTTGTGCGCTAGCTGTTAACATTGTTCCTCTGTGTGATGATTTGAGGAATGTCCCATCAACCACTACAATAGGGTAACAATATTTCCATCCTATGATTAATGCATTTAGTGCGACAAAACATACATGAAGCGCCCGTCCTCTGATTTATGTAACATTGTGACAGAACCAggatttgtcatatttatcatatacaagtgacCCGGTAGTTTTCTATAAGATTCGTGTGGTATACCTCTTAATAGTTCAAGTgccttttcttttgttctatAAGCTTTTACTAACTCATATTAATCTCATACTGTTGTTTTATGTCGCTCATGATGTCTGCCAGAgtgtatattatttttggattgGCATATTTGTTGCAAATCATTTTTGCAATGGCTGACGAAGTAGCATGACGTTGTGAAAACAGTCTACTCATCTCTGGGCAAGTGTGAACATCATTGAGCCATCTAACCTTGAagacatttgatttgtgtagaCTTGAAGATCTACGACTCCATTTGCAACTTTCATTCACGCATGTAAGACAAtacctatttaaaatatagtgtTATGATAATGCATTTCTTCAGATTTTTACACTTGTCTCTCAAATAAACAAGCAGTATACATATGCAATCTAACTATACAATAATTATACATTTTTGTACAAGCAGTATATATAAAATTACAGAGAAGTGCAATCTCATAAGTAGAAATCATACCTTGTTGTAGATGATCTATCCACTATAAATTGACATTTTTCTCGTATTGTGTAGTGCTTTATTACACTAATGAATGTATCTTTGTCCTAATACAACTGACCTTCTACAATTTCTTCATGTTGTGGATTGTCTATTATACAATTTCCTTTCAATATCtcaattttgtcttcttttacaTGATTATCCACCATCTCAACAATATCACGTCATTGCGCTTCATACTTTGAAATGGGATCTAATATGTTTAAAGCCTTctttactaatgaacttaaagttgtgattttcggaatattctatatgttgatgtttgatggtgatccttgaaagtaaggaaaagaaagtgtggaatatgaaatatggtCACTGttgtgatgacccgccatgtcatcatgccacataggcgccatttggcatatattaatgccatgtggaagcttacataagaagaaggctagcatttgtgagaagattctagagaggtatggacatttccttaggaagaacctaaatccttatggatttgctaggaaagtccttggaattttctaggcttgtagagaattctagaaaaagctcttatcttgtaaatatcaaggacttgtgtagtaattaatatttacacactagcccctaggagactagtatataaagggggccattcatttgtaattcaccaagcaaacaattcaagttctctctaatacaaaacttcctttaacaattcttttgtgttctttcttctattctcttagcgatcttgagtgtagtaagactgacttgacatagcaagaacgtgagaaagttgtgcaagatcgtgagagagttgtcaagtgccgtacgtgtacttagttaacaactaaggacatgacaacgtggtatcagagcgaaaGTTTCAACTAAGGGAATGGCGAACGACGGAGAAATTAACGCTGC includes these proteins:
- the LOC142165265 gene encoding uncharacterized protein LOC142165265; this translates as MTAISAFTVLGKKYHAGLKENNYLSQKMMVRPSTDYVYIVMDAEQRRNIVCMQKRECSCKRFQVDEIPCPHAMAVLDYTHMEVPKYCSAYYTKEYFKKTYEVPVNPLPDKTTRDLPTEVLNNVILPSIVKGKP